The Halichondria panicea chromosome 14, odHalPani1.1, whole genome shotgun sequence genome contains a region encoding:
- the LOC135347312 gene encoding uncharacterized protein LOC135347312 isoform X1 has product MQWILKSSTARSFERKWYPKIRPPYKHPEDLEDDIPLVFHKPSWQLRACLASVLITPVLYQLYLIMVTIRYILFLQTFSSPPRPACPVVDLSWTGVFPCELGWRGSALAVLILSAVLITCYSLITACLVRWNPRKQWNIQYCTTSVFDTQEKPTKFQVRVQSTNRPPTLSLYILLLIFRLLLQSGDVEANPGPTLSSTLTIDDLSSVYGKLIPATKNWFNLGLTLGVSYDTLNNISDKHRDDQTCLLEILAARLKTGPLTYSEICQSLRAPIVERNEVAEAIEEACTGFKQHFEEAMKDGFVTLKTVNVILMGPAGSGKTSVKDLVLNNEVKEKRNSTGPLDRTIQVRSVASHNFMRKGKEWNEMTTQDLKSLLSRAISQYSLKGVDKKSSTSAAENIHDHSKVAVKGVNKKSSTSAAENIHDHSKAAVNAVVDDLEEISSIAVSTSVRHKSGKELFGTMTIRVTDSGGQPQFHDIAPLFTRGTSAGVYVMKLTDKFNDYPSDEFYIRGQQVGTPSLSHLSHRETILSLIQSLLSMNTHKKKPRCIFVGTFKDAFKDDPPSVLSATLEGKNKELRDLIPECFRAYSNTQMTQQIFALNATSRDEDTQTIAQVIRNAVEGSPFFEDKVPLRWFALELSLQELCTKVGRRILTISECVSVAKKLQPDTDDIYSALEYFNKICIAHYYPQKLPGVVFVDPQVPLEIINDLVQYAMSLRGGGEDTLPTATLMDPKWKLFRDDGVLTLDMLESAHFKEHFLVGIFVPKDMIELMKELLLITPFTNSLLSESANTSQFFMPALLKSIPQAELKNCCIHEPSVDPLLVRFTNGCIRAGVFCCLVVFLMKRRGWERYSKLREQVPQARNCIKLKYQKNQCFVTLVDSNTHIEVYVKAQKIICENLCPKIKEDILEGIRASQEALHYSIDAPEICLFCPCIHGAITSHHAEVDVDYYTWNCSEKPDEYDGKLENKHLIWFEKKDPGGGEHPRSQHLTVDIIVREVGIRKEVLDQHCSSEVLEEIGRVLPNWLKYAKVGLYL; this is encoded by the exons ATGCAGTGGATTTTGAAGTCCTCAACAGCAAGATCCTTTGAAAGAAAATGGTATCCAAAAATCAGACCACCCTACAAACACCCGGAAGATCTGGAAGATGATATTCCCCTGGTTTTCCATAAGCCTAGTTGGCAGCTCAGAGCCTGCCTTGCCTCTGTGTTGATCACCCCTGTCCTCTACCAACTCTACCTCATTATGGTCACCATCAGATACATACTCTTCTTACAAACTTTTTCCT CTCCCCCACGTCCTGCTTGCCCTGTGGTTGACTTGAGTTGGACCGGAGTGTTTCCTTGTGAGCTGGGATGGAGGGGGAGTGCACTGGCCGTTCTCATTCTGTCAGCTGTGCTTATCACCTGctactcactcatcactgccTGCTTGGTGAGATGGAACCCtcggaaacaatggaacatTCAGTATTGTACCACATCAG TTTTTGATACTCAAGAAAAGCCGACCAAGTTCCAAGTGAGAGTTCAGAGCACTAATCGGCCCCCCACTCTcagtctgtatatactgttactGATATTCCGCTTACTGTTACAGTCAGGAGATGTTGAAGCAAACCCTGGACCAACGCTTA GCTCAACTCTGACTATCGATGATTTGTCGTCTGTTTACGGGAAATTGATACCAGCTACCAAAAACTGGTTCAACCTGGGACTTACGCTGGGAGTGAGCTATGACACCCTCAATAATATCAGTGATAAACATCGAGACGATCAAACCTGTCTACTTGAAATACTAGCTGCTCGCTTGAAGACTGGCCCTCTCACCTATTCTGAAATATGTCAGAGTCTCAGAGCACCTATAGTTGAACGGAATGAAGTTGCTGAGGCTATAGAGGAGGCATGTACAG GATTTAAACAACATTTTGAAGAGGCAATGAAGGATGGATTTGTCACTTTGAAAACTGTTAATGTTATTCTAATGGGACCTGCTGGTAGTGGAAAGACGAGTGTTAAAGATCTTGTATTGAATAACGAAGTAAAGGAAAAACGAAATAGCACAGGTCCTTTAGATAGAACCATCCAGGTCCGATCAGTAGCAAGTCATAATTTTATGCGCAAAGGCAAAGAATGGAACGAAATGACAACCCAAGATCTGAAGAGTTTACTTTCTCGAGCTATTTCTCAGTATAGTTTAAAGGGTGTTGATAAAAAGAGCAGTACAAGCGCTGCTGAAAATATTCATGATCACTCAAAAGTAGCAGTAAAGGGTGTTAATAAAAAGAGTAGTACAAGCGCTGCTGAGAATATTCATGATCACTCAAAAGCAGCGGTAAACGCTGTAGTTGATGATCTTGAGGAAATAAGTTCAATAGCAGTCTCAACAAGCGTACGACATAAAAGCGGCAAAGAATTATTTGGTACCATGACGATACGTGTTACTGATAGTGGAGGGCAACCACAGTTTCACGATATTGCACCTCTTTTCACACGAGGAACTTCAGCTGGTGTATACGTAATGAAGCTCACAGACAAGTTTAACGATTATCCCTCTGATGAGTTCTATATAAGAGGACAACAAGTCGGTACTCCTTCCCTCTCACACTTGTCGCACAGGGAAACTATTCTAAGTCTCATTCAATCTCTACTGTCGATGAACACACATAAAAAGAAGCCACGATGTATATTTGTGGGCACATTCAAAGACGCATTCAAGGATGATCCTCCTTCAGTTCTATCTGCAACCCTCGAGGGAAAAAATAAAGAACTCCGTGACTTGATTCCTGAGTGCTTTAGAGCATACAGCAACACACAAATGACCCAACAAATATTTGCTTTGAATGCAACATCTCGAGATGAAGACACGCAAACTATTGCACAAGTTATTCGAAATGCCGTGGAAGGGTCTCCGTTTTTTGAAGATAAAGTTCCACTCCGGTGGTTTGCTCTGGAGCTCTCCTTGCAAGAGTTATGCACTAAAGTTGGGAGACGTATTCTGACTAtaagtgagtgtgtgtctgtggcTAAAAAACTACAGCCAGATACTGATGACATATATTCTGCTCTTGAATATTTCAACAAAATCTGTATTGCCCATTACTATCCGCAGAAACTGCCTGGAGTTGTCTTTGTAGATCCCCAGGTACCCCTAGAGATAATCAATGACCTTGTTCAATATGCGATGTCTTTGAGAGGAGGTGGTGAAGATACTTTACCAACTGCAACTCTAATGGATCCTAAGTGGAAGTTGTTCAGAGATGATGGCGTCCTAACGCTTGATATGCTGGAGTCTGCGCATTTTAAGGAGCACTTCCTTGTTGGCATCTTTGTTCCCAAGGATATGATAGAGCTCATGAAAGAACTTTTATTGATAACTCCTTTCACAAATTCTCTGTTAAGCGAATCTGCTAACACGTCTCAATTTTTTATGCCTGCCCTCCTTAAATCTATACCACAAGCTGAGCTGAAAAACTGTTGCATCCATGAGCCCTCTGTCGATCCACTTCTTGTTCGCTTCACCAATGGCTGTATTCGAGCTGGGGTATTCTGCTGCCTGGTGGTGTTCTTAATGAAAAGACGTGGGTGGGAAAGGTACAGTAAGTTGAGAGAACAAGTGCCTCAAGCAAGAAACTGTATCAAGCTTAAGTATCAAAAGAATCAATGTTTTGTTACTCTTGTCgattcaaacacacacatagaaGTTTATGTGAAAGCTCAAAAAATTATTTGTGAAAATCTCTGTCCAAAAATCAAAGAAGACATTTTGGAAGGAATTAGAGCTTCTCAAGAAGCCCTTCATTATTCGATTGATGCCCCAGAAATCTGCTTATTCTGTCCTTGTATTCATGGTGCCATAACAAGTCATCATGCTGAGGTTGATGTTGACTATTATACCTGGAATTGTTCCGAAAAGCCTGATGAATACGATGGAAAGTTAGAAAATAAACATTTGATTTGGTTCGAAAAGAAAGATCCTGGCGGAGGTGAACATCCCAGAAGTCAACATTTAACTGTAGACATTATAGTGAGGGAAGTGGGTATCAGGAAAGAAGTGCTTGATCAGCATTGCTCGTCTGAAGTGTTGGAGGAAATTGGTCGAGTTCTTCCAAACTGGCTGAAGTATGCTAAGGTTGGCTTATATCTGTAA
- the LOC135347312 gene encoding uncharacterized protein LOC135347312 isoform X2, which produces MLTHWLRSSPSCTWSDICKCLRSDTVQQNNLADTIKEKYKVDNILSGPSKRQKLSTMNPGPTSEDDERYDNQLCIEDLQEVFSLLIKAAKDWLDMGLALGIKVDILKDIEYNENSDKARLREMLTHWLRSSPFPTWSDICKCLRSNLVKQDNIADAIELKYKGFKQHFEEAMKDGFVTLKTVNVILMGPAGSGKTSVKDLVLNNEVKEKRNSTGPLDRTIQVRSVASHNFMRKGKEWNEMTTQDLKSLLSRAISQYSLKGVDKKSSTSAAENIHDHSKVAVKGVNKKSSTSAAENIHDHSKAAVNAVVDDLEEISSIAVSTSVRHKSGKELFGTMTIRVTDSGGQPQFHDIAPLFTRGTSAGVYVMKLTDKFNDYPSDEFYIRGQQVGTPSLSHLSHRETILSLIQSLLSMNTHKKKPRCIFVGTFKDAFKDDPPSVLSATLEGKNKELRDLIPECFRAYSNTQMTQQIFALNATSRDEDTQTIAQVIRNAVEGSPFFEDKVPLRWFALELSLQELCTKVGRRILTISECVSVAKKLQPDTDDIYSALEYFNKICIAHYYPQKLPGVVFVDPQVPLEIINDLVQYAMSLRGGGEDTLPTATLMDPKWKLFRDDGVLTLDMLESAHFKEHFLVGIFVPKDMIELMKELLLITPFTNSLLSESANTSQFFMPALLKSIPQAELKNCCIHEPSVDPLLVRFTNGCIRAGVFCCLVVFLMKRRGWERYSKLREQVPQARNCIKLKYQKNQCFVTLVDSNTHIEVYVKAQKIICENLCPKIKEDILEGIRASQEALHYSIDAPEICLFCPCIHGAITSHHAEVDVDYYTWNCSEKPDEYDGKLENKHLIWFEKKDPGGGEHPRSQHLTVDIIVREVGIRKEVLDQHCSSEVLEEIGRVLPNWLKYAKVGLYL; this is translated from the exons ATGCTGACCCACTGGTTGCGATCTTCACCTTCTTGTACATGGAGTGACATTTGCAAGTGCCTCAGAAGTGACACTGTCCAACAAAACAATCTAGCTGATACAATTAAGGAGAAATACAAAG TTGACAACATTTTGTCTGGGCCATCTAAGAGACAAAAATTATCCACAATGAATCCTGGACCAACCA GTGAGGATGATGAAAGATATGACAACCAATTATGCATTGAAGATTTACAAGAAGTTTTTTCTCTATTAATCAAGGCCGCTAAAGATTGGTTAGACATGGGCCTCGCTTTGGGGATTAAAGTTGACATCCTTAAGGATATCGAGTATAATGAAAATAGTGATAAAGCTCGCTTGCGTGAAATGCTAACCCACTGGTTGCGATCTTCACCTTTTCCTACATGGAGTGACATTTGCAAGTGCCTCAGAAGTAACCTTGTCAAACAAGACAATATAGCTGATGCAATTGAGCTGAAATACAAAG GATTTAAACAACATTTTGAAGAGGCAATGAAGGATGGATTTGTCACTTTGAAAACTGTTAATGTTATTCTAATGGGACCTGCTGGTAGTGGAAAGACGAGTGTTAAAGATCTTGTATTGAATAACGAAGTAAAGGAAAAACGAAATAGCACAGGTCCTTTAGATAGAACCATCCAGGTCCGATCAGTAGCAAGTCATAATTTTATGCGCAAAGGCAAAGAATGGAACGAAATGACAACCCAAGATCTGAAGAGTTTACTTTCTCGAGCTATTTCTCAGTATAGTTTAAAGGGTGTTGATAAAAAGAGCAGTACAAGCGCTGCTGAAAATATTCATGATCACTCAAAAGTAGCAGTAAAGGGTGTTAATAAAAAGAGTAGTACAAGCGCTGCTGAGAATATTCATGATCACTCAAAAGCAGCGGTAAACGCTGTAGTTGATGATCTTGAGGAAATAAGTTCAATAGCAGTCTCAACAAGCGTACGACATAAAAGCGGCAAAGAATTATTTGGTACCATGACGATACGTGTTACTGATAGTGGAGGGCAACCACAGTTTCACGATATTGCACCTCTTTTCACACGAGGAACTTCAGCTGGTGTATACGTAATGAAGCTCACAGACAAGTTTAACGATTATCCCTCTGATGAGTTCTATATAAGAGGACAACAAGTCGGTACTCCTTCCCTCTCACACTTGTCGCACAGGGAAACTATTCTAAGTCTCATTCAATCTCTACTGTCGATGAACACACATAAAAAGAAGCCACGATGTATATTTGTGGGCACATTCAAAGACGCATTCAAGGATGATCCTCCTTCAGTTCTATCTGCAACCCTCGAGGGAAAAAATAAAGAACTCCGTGACTTGATTCCTGAGTGCTTTAGAGCATACAGCAACACACAAATGACCCAACAAATATTTGCTTTGAATGCAACATCTCGAGATGAAGACACGCAAACTATTGCACAAGTTATTCGAAATGCCGTGGAAGGGTCTCCGTTTTTTGAAGATAAAGTTCCACTCCGGTGGTTTGCTCTGGAGCTCTCCTTGCAAGAGTTATGCACTAAAGTTGGGAGACGTATTCTGACTAtaagtgagtgtgtgtctgtggcTAAAAAACTACAGCCAGATACTGATGACATATATTCTGCTCTTGAATATTTCAACAAAATCTGTATTGCCCATTACTATCCGCAGAAACTGCCTGGAGTTGTCTTTGTAGATCCCCAGGTACCCCTAGAGATAATCAATGACCTTGTTCAATATGCGATGTCTTTGAGAGGAGGTGGTGAAGATACTTTACCAACTGCAACTCTAATGGATCCTAAGTGGAAGTTGTTCAGAGATGATGGCGTCCTAACGCTTGATATGCTGGAGTCTGCGCATTTTAAGGAGCACTTCCTTGTTGGCATCTTTGTTCCCAAGGATATGATAGAGCTCATGAAAGAACTTTTATTGATAACTCCTTTCACAAATTCTCTGTTAAGCGAATCTGCTAACACGTCTCAATTTTTTATGCCTGCCCTCCTTAAATCTATACCACAAGCTGAGCTGAAAAACTGTTGCATCCATGAGCCCTCTGTCGATCCACTTCTTGTTCGCTTCACCAATGGCTGTATTCGAGCTGGGGTATTCTGCTGCCTGGTGGTGTTCTTAATGAAAAGACGTGGGTGGGAAAGGTACAGTAAGTTGAGAGAACAAGTGCCTCAAGCAAGAAACTGTATCAAGCTTAAGTATCAAAAGAATCAATGTTTTGTTACTCTTGTCgattcaaacacacacatagaaGTTTATGTGAAAGCTCAAAAAATTATTTGTGAAAATCTCTGTCCAAAAATCAAAGAAGACATTTTGGAAGGAATTAGAGCTTCTCAAGAAGCCCTTCATTATTCGATTGATGCCCCAGAAATCTGCTTATTCTGTCCTTGTATTCATGGTGCCATAACAAGTCATCATGCTGAGGTTGATGTTGACTATTATACCTGGAATTGTTCCGAAAAGCCTGATGAATACGATGGAAAGTTAGAAAATAAACATTTGATTTGGTTCGAAAAGAAAGATCCTGGCGGAGGTGAACATCCCAGAAGTCAACATTTAACTGTAGACATTATAGTGAGGGAAGTGGGTATCAGGAAAGAAGTGCTTGATCAGCATTGCTCGTCTGAAGTGTTGGAGGAAATTGGTCGAGTTCTTCCAAACTGGCTGAAGTATGCTAAGGTTGGCTTATATCTGTAA
- the LOC135347312 gene encoding uncharacterized protein LOC135347312 isoform X4, with amino-acid sequence MNPGPTSEDDERYDNQLCIEDLQEVFSLLIKAARDWFNIGLALGIKVGILEDIESNENSDKARLREVLTHWLRSSPSRTWSDICKCLRSNIVQQDNIADAIELKYKGFKQHFEEAMKDGFVTLKTVNVILMGPAGSGKTSVKDLVLNNEVKEKRNSTGPLDRTIQVRSVASHNFMRKGKEWNEMTTQDLKSLLSRAISQYSLKGVDKKSSTSAAENIHDHSKVAVKGVNKKSSTSAAENIHDHSKAAVNAVVDDLEEISSIAVSTSVRHKSGKELFGTMTIRVTDSGGQPQFHDIAPLFTRGTSAGVYVMKLTDKFNDYPSDEFYIRGQQVGTPSLSHLSHRETILSLIQSLLSMNTHKKKPRCIFVGTFKDAFKDDPPSVLSATLEGKNKELRDLIPECFRAYSNTQMTQQIFALNATSRDEDTQTIAQVIRNAVEGSPFFEDKVPLRWFALELSLQELCTKVGRRILTISECVSVAKKLQPDTDDIYSALEYFNKICIAHYYPQKLPGVVFVDPQVPLEIINDLVQYAMSLRGGGEDTLPTATLMDPKWKLFRDDGVLTLDMLESAHFKEHFLVGIFVPKDMIELMKELLLITPFTNSLLSESANTSQFFMPALLKSIPQAELKNCCIHEPSVDPLLVRFTNGCIRAGVFCCLVVFLMKRRGWERYSKLREQVPQARNCIKLKYQKNQCFVTLVDSNTHIEVYVKAQKIICENLCPKIKEDILEGIRASQEALHYSIDAPEICLFCPCIHGAITSHHAEVDVDYYTWNCSEKPDEYDGKLENKHLIWFEKKDPGGGEHPRSQHLTVDIIVREVGIRKEVLDQHCSSEVLEEIGRVLPNWLKYAKVGLYL; translated from the exons ATGAATCCTGGACCAACCA GTGAGGATGATGAAAGATATGACAACCAATTATGCATTGAAGATTTGCAAGAAGTTTTTTCTCTATTAATCAAGGCCGCTAGAGATTGGTTTAACATAGGCCTCGCTTTGGGGATTAAAGTTGGCATCCTTGAGGATATCGAGTCTAATGAAAATAGTGATAAAGCTCGCTTGCGTGAAGTGCTGACCCACTGGTTGCGATCTTCACCTTCTCGTACATGGAGTGACATTTGCAAGTGCCTCAGAAGTAACATTGTCCAACAAGACAATATAGCTGATGCAATTGAGCTGAAATACAAAG GATTTAAACAACATTTTGAAGAGGCAATGAAGGATGGATTTGTCACTTTGAAAACTGTTAATGTTATTCTAATGGGACCTGCTGGTAGTGGAAAGACGAGTGTTAAAGATCTTGTATTGAATAACGAAGTAAAGGAAAAACGAAATAGCACAGGTCCTTTAGATAGAACCATCCAGGTCCGATCAGTAGCAAGTCATAATTTTATGCGCAAAGGCAAAGAATGGAACGAAATGACAACCCAAGATCTGAAGAGTTTACTTTCTCGAGCTATTTCTCAGTATAGTTTAAAGGGTGTTGATAAAAAGAGCAGTACAAGCGCTGCTGAAAATATTCATGATCACTCAAAAGTAGCAGTAAAGGGTGTTAATAAAAAGAGTAGTACAAGCGCTGCTGAGAATATTCATGATCACTCAAAAGCAGCGGTAAACGCTGTAGTTGATGATCTTGAGGAAATAAGTTCAATAGCAGTCTCAACAAGCGTACGACATAAAAGCGGCAAAGAATTATTTGGTACCATGACGATACGTGTTACTGATAGTGGAGGGCAACCACAGTTTCACGATATTGCACCTCTTTTCACACGAGGAACTTCAGCTGGTGTATACGTAATGAAGCTCACAGACAAGTTTAACGATTATCCCTCTGATGAGTTCTATATAAGAGGACAACAAGTCGGTACTCCTTCCCTCTCACACTTGTCGCACAGGGAAACTATTCTAAGTCTCATTCAATCTCTACTGTCGATGAACACACATAAAAAGAAGCCACGATGTATATTTGTGGGCACATTCAAAGACGCATTCAAGGATGATCCTCCTTCAGTTCTATCTGCAACCCTCGAGGGAAAAAATAAAGAACTCCGTGACTTGATTCCTGAGTGCTTTAGAGCATACAGCAACACACAAATGACCCAACAAATATTTGCTTTGAATGCAACATCTCGAGATGAAGACACGCAAACTATTGCACAAGTTATTCGAAATGCCGTGGAAGGGTCTCCGTTTTTTGAAGATAAAGTTCCACTCCGGTGGTTTGCTCTGGAGCTCTCCTTGCAAGAGTTATGCACTAAAGTTGGGAGACGTATTCTGACTAtaagtgagtgtgtgtctgtggcTAAAAAACTACAGCCAGATACTGATGACATATATTCTGCTCTTGAATATTTCAACAAAATCTGTATTGCCCATTACTATCCGCAGAAACTGCCTGGAGTTGTCTTTGTAGATCCCCAGGTACCCCTAGAGATAATCAATGACCTTGTTCAATATGCGATGTCTTTGAGAGGAGGTGGTGAAGATACTTTACCAACTGCAACTCTAATGGATCCTAAGTGGAAGTTGTTCAGAGATGATGGCGTCCTAACGCTTGATATGCTGGAGTCTGCGCATTTTAAGGAGCACTTCCTTGTTGGCATCTTTGTTCCCAAGGATATGATAGAGCTCATGAAAGAACTTTTATTGATAACTCCTTTCACAAATTCTCTGTTAAGCGAATCTGCTAACACGTCTCAATTTTTTATGCCTGCCCTCCTTAAATCTATACCACAAGCTGAGCTGAAAAACTGTTGCATCCATGAGCCCTCTGTCGATCCACTTCTTGTTCGCTTCACCAATGGCTGTATTCGAGCTGGGGTATTCTGCTGCCTGGTGGTGTTCTTAATGAAAAGACGTGGGTGGGAAAGGTACAGTAAGTTGAGAGAACAAGTGCCTCAAGCAAGAAACTGTATCAAGCTTAAGTATCAAAAGAATCAATGTTTTGTTACTCTTGTCgattcaaacacacacatagaaGTTTATGTGAAAGCTCAAAAAATTATTTGTGAAAATCTCTGTCCAAAAATCAAAGAAGACATTTTGGAAGGAATTAGAGCTTCTCAAGAAGCCCTTCATTATTCGATTGATGCCCCAGAAATCTGCTTATTCTGTCCTTGTATTCATGGTGCCATAACAAGTCATCATGCTGAGGTTGATGTTGACTATTATACCTGGAATTGTTCCGAAAAGCCTGATGAATACGATGGAAAGTTAGAAAATAAACATTTGATTTGGTTCGAAAAGAAAGATCCTGGCGGAGGTGAACATCCCAGAAGTCAACATTTAACTGTAGACATTATAGTGAGGGAAGTGGGTATCAGGAAAGAAGTGCTTGATCAGCATTGCTCGTCTGAAGTGTTGGAGGAAATTGGTCGAGTTCTTCCAAACTGGCTGAAGTATGCTAAGGTTGGCTTATATCTGTAA
- the LOC135347312 gene encoding uncharacterized protein LOC135347312 isoform X3, protein MEKQFVSMTHSKLQSAFYLNASPCIGEDDERYDNQLCIEDLQEVFSLLIKAARDWFNIGLALGIKVGILEDIESNENSDKARLREVLTHWLRSSPSRTWSDICKCLRSNIVQQDNIADAIELKYKGFKQHFEEAMKDGFVTLKTVNVILMGPAGSGKTSVKDLVLNNEVKEKRNSTGPLDRTIQVRSVASHNFMRKGKEWNEMTTQDLKSLLSRAISQYSLKGVDKKSSTSAAENIHDHSKVAVKGVNKKSSTSAAENIHDHSKAAVNAVVDDLEEISSIAVSTSVRHKSGKELFGTMTIRVTDSGGQPQFHDIAPLFTRGTSAGVYVMKLTDKFNDYPSDEFYIRGQQVGTPSLSHLSHRETILSLIQSLLSMNTHKKKPRCIFVGTFKDAFKDDPPSVLSATLEGKNKELRDLIPECFRAYSNTQMTQQIFALNATSRDEDTQTIAQVIRNAVEGSPFFEDKVPLRWFALELSLQELCTKVGRRILTISECVSVAKKLQPDTDDIYSALEYFNKICIAHYYPQKLPGVVFVDPQVPLEIINDLVQYAMSLRGGGEDTLPTATLMDPKWKLFRDDGVLTLDMLESAHFKEHFLVGIFVPKDMIELMKELLLITPFTNSLLSESANTSQFFMPALLKSIPQAELKNCCIHEPSVDPLLVRFTNGCIRAGVFCCLVVFLMKRRGWERYSKLREQVPQARNCIKLKYQKNQCFVTLVDSNTHIEVYVKAQKIICENLCPKIKEDILEGIRASQEALHYSIDAPEICLFCPCIHGAITSHHAEVDVDYYTWNCSEKPDEYDGKLENKHLIWFEKKDPGGGEHPRSQHLTVDIIVREVGIRKEVLDQHCSSEVLEEIGRVLPNWLKYAKVGLYL, encoded by the exons ATGGAAAAACAGTTCGTATCGATGACTCATTCAAAACTACAGTCTGCCTTTTATTTGAATGCATCGCCATGTATAGGTGAGGATGATGAAAGATATGACAACCAATTATGCATTGAAGATTTGCAAGAAGTTTTTTCTCTATTAATCAAGGCCGCTAGAGATTGGTTTAACATAGGCCTCGCTTTGGGGATTAAAGTTGGCATCCTTGAGGATATCGAGTCTAATGAAAATAGTGATAAAGCTCGCTTGCGTGAAGTGCTGACCCACTGGTTGCGATCTTCACCTTCTCGTACATGGAGTGACATTTGCAAGTGCCTCAGAAGTAACATTGTCCAACAAGACAATATAGCTGATGCAATTGAGCTGAAATACAAAG GATTTAAACAACATTTTGAAGAGGCAATGAAGGATGGATTTGTCACTTTGAAAACTGTTAATGTTATTCTAATGGGACCTGCTGGTAGTGGAAAGACGAGTGTTAAAGATCTTGTATTGAATAACGAAGTAAAGGAAAAACGAAATAGCACAGGTCCTTTAGATAGAACCATCCAGGTCCGATCAGTAGCAAGTCATAATTTTATGCGCAAAGGCAAAGAATGGAACGAAATGACAACCCAAGATCTGAAGAGTTTACTTTCTCGAGCTATTTCTCAGTATAGTTTAAAGGGTGTTGATAAAAAGAGCAGTACAAGCGCTGCTGAAAATATTCATGATCACTCAAAAGTAGCAGTAAAGGGTGTTAATAAAAAGAGTAGTACAAGCGCTGCTGAGAATATTCATGATCACTCAAAAGCAGCGGTAAACGCTGTAGTTGATGATCTTGAGGAAATAAGTTCAATAGCAGTCTCAACAAGCGTACGACATAAAAGCGGCAAAGAATTATTTGGTACCATGACGATACGTGTTACTGATAGTGGAGGGCAACCACAGTTTCACGATATTGCACCTCTTTTCACACGAGGAACTTCAGCTGGTGTATACGTAATGAAGCTCACAGACAAGTTTAACGATTATCCCTCTGATGAGTTCTATATAAGAGGACAACAAGTCGGTACTCCTTCCCTCTCACACTTGTCGCACAGGGAAACTATTCTAAGTCTCATTCAATCTCTACTGTCGATGAACACACATAAAAAGAAGCCACGATGTATATTTGTGGGCACATTCAAAGACGCATTCAAGGATGATCCTCCTTCAGTTCTATCTGCAACCCTCGAGGGAAAAAATAAAGAACTCCGTGACTTGATTCCTGAGTGCTTTAGAGCATACAGCAACACACAAATGACCCAACAAATATTTGCTTTGAATGCAACATCTCGAGATGAAGACACGCAAACTATTGCACAAGTTATTCGAAATGCCGTGGAAGGGTCTCCGTTTTTTGAAGATAAAGTTCCACTCCGGTGGTTTGCTCTGGAGCTCTCCTTGCAAGAGTTATGCACTAAAGTTGGGAGACGTATTCTGACTAtaagtgagtgtgtgtctgtggcTAAAAAACTACAGCCAGATACTGATGACATATATTCTGCTCTTGAATATTTCAACAAAATCTGTATTGCCCATTACTATCCGCAGAAACTGCCTGGAGTTGTCTTTGTAGATCCCCAGGTACCCCTAGAGATAATCAATGACCTTGTTCAATATGCGATGTCTTTGAGAGGAGGTGGTGAAGATACTTTACCAACTGCAACTCTAATGGATCCTAAGTGGAAGTTGTTCAGAGATGATGGCGTCCTAACGCTTGATATGCTGGAGTCTGCGCATTTTAAGGAGCACTTCCTTGTTGGCATCTTTGTTCCCAAGGATATGATAGAGCTCATGAAAGAACTTTTATTGATAACTCCTTTCACAAATTCTCTGTTAAGCGAATCTGCTAACACGTCTCAATTTTTTATGCCTGCCCTCCTTAAATCTATACCACAAGCTGAGCTGAAAAACTGTTGCATCCATGAGCCCTCTGTCGATCCACTTCTTGTTCGCTTCACCAATGGCTGTATTCGAGCTGGGGTATTCTGCTGCCTGGTGGTGTTCTTAATGAAAAGACGTGGGTGGGAAAGGTACAGTAAGTTGAGAGAACAAGTGCCTCAAGCAAGAAACTGTATCAAGCTTAAGTATCAAAAGAATCAATGTTTTGTTACTCTTGTCgattcaaacacacacatagaaGTTTATGTGAAAGCTCAAAAAATTATTTGTGAAAATCTCTGTCCAAAAATCAAAGAAGACATTTTGGAAGGAATTAGAGCTTCTCAAGAAGCCCTTCATTATTCGATTGATGCCCCAGAAATCTGCTTATTCTGTCCTTGTATTCATGGTGCCATAACAAGTCATCATGCTGAGGTTGATGTTGACTATTATACCTGGAATTGTTCCGAAAAGCCTGATGAATACGATGGAAAGTTAGAAAATAAACATTTGATTTGGTTCGAAAAGAAAGATCCTGGCGGAGGTGAACATCCCAGAAGTCAACATTTAACTGTAGACATTATAGTGAGGGAAGTGGGTATCAGGAAAGAAGTGCTTGATCAGCATTGCTCGTCTGAAGTGTTGGAGGAAATTGGTCGAGTTCTTCCAAACTGGCTGAAGTATGCTAAGGTTGGCTTATATCTGTAA